In one Mycobacteroides chelonae genomic region, the following are encoded:
- a CDS encoding GOLPH3/VPS74 family protein, with translation MPQIAEDLLLLLLNNASGRPLLDKDRRTQALAAAIILDLALAQRVRPATHGEPGKAGDLLVLQAPDIGDPVLDRAVHRLRRRPMSPTEAITKVGRGVNSQMLHRLEITGDIHTVRMGSRLFPEKYWPVTNNERANAVRQGVTDVLFHYAPPAPSTAAIIAVLHGVNGFDAILSLDPVGKQQVSRWSQTIADGGWAAQVRDNRGPAVNLAVTGAVISAALHSMN, from the coding sequence CGGAGGACCTCCTGCTTCTGTTGCTGAACAATGCCTCCGGGCGGCCTCTGCTGGACAAGGATCGGCGCACGCAGGCCCTCGCCGCCGCAATCATTCTGGATCTTGCTCTGGCGCAACGCGTCCGGCCGGCCACCCACGGTGAGCCAGGGAAGGCCGGTGATCTGCTGGTGCTGCAGGCGCCTGATATCGGGGATCCCGTGCTCGACAGGGCGGTGCACCGGCTGCGGCGACGGCCGATGAGCCCGACCGAGGCGATCACCAAGGTCGGTCGCGGCGTCAACTCCCAGATGTTGCACAGGCTGGAGATCACCGGGGATATCCACACGGTTCGCATGGGCAGCCGGCTCTTCCCGGAGAAGTACTGGCCGGTGACCAACAACGAACGTGCGAACGCGGTGCGACAGGGCGTCACGGATGTGTTGTTCCACTACGCCCCGCCCGCTCCCAGCACGGCCGCGATCATCGCAGTACTGCACGGGGTCAACGGATTCGACGCGATACTGAGCCTGGACCCCGTCGGCAAGCAGCAGGTGTCCCGGTGGTCGCAGACCATCGCCGACGGCGGCTGGGCCGCCCAGGTCCGCGACAATCGTGGTCCGGCGGTCAATCTTGCCGTGACCGGCGCGGTGATCTCCGCGGCCCTGCACTCGATGAACTGA
- a CDS encoding acetyl-CoA C-acetyltransferase: MPEAVIVSVARSPIGRAGKGSLVSMRPDDLAAQMVRAALDKVPALDPKDIDDLMLGCGQPGGEAGFNIGRAVAVQLGYDFLPGTTVNRYCSSSLQTTRMALHAIKAGEGHAFISAGVETVSRFPKGTSDGWPDSHNPLYADAEARTATAAQGATEWHDPRNDSLTPDVYIAMGQTAENVALHTGISREDQDHWGVRSQNRAEKAIADGFFEREITPVTLADGTVVSKDDGPRAGTTYEAISQLKPVFRPNGTITAGNACPLNDGAAALVILSDTRAKELGLTPLARVVSTGVSGLSPEIMGLGPIEATKRALANAGKTIGDIDLFEINEAFAVQVLGSARELGIDEDKLNVSGGAIALGHPFGMTGARITATLLNNLTTYDKTFGVETMCVGGGQGMAMVIERLA, translated from the coding sequence ATGCCCGAAGCCGTGATCGTTTCCGTTGCCCGCTCCCCGATCGGGCGAGCCGGCAAGGGCTCGCTGGTGAGCATGCGGCCGGATGACCTGGCCGCGCAGATGGTGCGTGCCGCCCTCGACAAGGTGCCCGCACTGGACCCCAAGGACATCGACGACCTGATGCTGGGCTGCGGTCAGCCCGGTGGCGAGGCCGGTTTCAACATCGGTCGCGCGGTAGCGGTGCAGTTGGGCTATGACTTCCTGCCCGGTACCACCGTCAACCGCTACTGCTCGTCCTCGCTGCAGACCACCCGCATGGCGCTGCATGCCATCAAGGCCGGTGAAGGCCACGCCTTCATTTCCGCTGGCGTGGAGACGGTTTCGCGTTTCCCGAAGGGCACCTCCGACGGCTGGCCGGACAGCCACAACCCGCTGTACGCCGATGCCGAGGCCCGCACCGCCACTGCCGCGCAGGGTGCCACCGAATGGCATGACCCGCGTAACGACAGCCTGACCCCCGATGTCTACATCGCGATGGGCCAGACCGCCGAGAACGTGGCGCTGCACACCGGCATCAGCCGCGAGGACCAGGACCACTGGGGCGTGCGCAGCCAGAACCGGGCCGAAAAGGCCATCGCCGACGGCTTTTTCGAGCGTGAGATCACCCCGGTGACCCTGGCCGACGGCACCGTGGTGTCCAAGGACGACGGCCCGCGTGCCGGCACCACCTACGAGGCGATCAGCCAGCTGAAGCCGGTCTTCCGCCCCAACGGCACCATCACCGCCGGTAACGCCTGCCCGCTCAACGACGGCGCGGCCGCGCTGGTCATCCTGAGCGACACGCGCGCCAAGGAGCTGGGCCTGACCCCGCTGGCTCGCGTCGTGTCCACCGGTGTGTCCGGCCTGTCCCCGGAGATCATGGGCCTGGGTCCGATCGAGGCCACCAAGCGTGCACTGGCGAACGCCGGCAAGACGATTGGCGATATCGACCTGTTCGAGATCAACGAGGCGTTCGCGGTGCAGGTGCTGGGCTCGGCTCGTGAGCTCGGTATCGACGAGGACAAGCTCAACGTCTCCGGCGGTGCCATCGCCCTCGGTCACCCCTTCGGTATGACCGGTGCGCGTATCACCGCCACCCTGCTCAACAACCTGACCACCTACGACAAGACCTTCGGTGTCGAGACCATGTGTGTCGGCGGCGGCCAGGGTATGGCGATGGTCATCGAGCGCCTCGCCTAG
- a CDS encoding SGNH/GDSL hydrolase family protein, with the protein MSILATRRRTIWAALSTGAAGAAMGTGLWGAYSFLNAQARQVRLVIPKTHDAPPVADGIYVQGGGPVTRYSRGVEFDLHLAIFGDSTATGYGCHVPDEVPGVLLARGLAEESGKRIRLSTKAISGATSKGLAAQIDAMSIIGPPPDLAVIMIGANDVTSLNAVRASARRLGDAVRRLRTAGSAVVVGTCPDFGVITAIPQPLRAVVRSRGLRLAHFQAAAVRASGGVPVPLADLLSPEFLQAPEEMFADDHYHPSAAGYALAARLLLPAAAHALGEWTGGPIPDLPWVSAAAESQTMSARIRVLGRIWRRSAAEIAVGMNEPAARADDLPAVSLH; encoded by the coding sequence GTGAGCATCCTCGCCACACGCAGACGGACGATCTGGGCAGCCCTGAGCACCGGGGCGGCGGGCGCAGCGATGGGTACCGGGCTCTGGGGGGCGTACAGCTTCCTGAACGCGCAGGCCAGGCAGGTTCGCCTGGTGATCCCGAAGACTCACGACGCTCCCCCGGTTGCCGACGGCATTTACGTCCAGGGCGGCGGCCCGGTGACCAGGTACAGCCGGGGCGTGGAATTCGACCTTCACCTGGCGATTTTCGGAGACTCCACCGCCACCGGATATGGCTGCCACGTACCCGACGAGGTACCGGGAGTACTGCTGGCCCGCGGTTTGGCCGAAGAGTCCGGGAAACGAATCCGGCTGTCCACCAAGGCGATATCGGGCGCAACATCCAAGGGGCTGGCCGCCCAGATCGACGCCATGTCGATCATCGGCCCGCCGCCGGATCTCGCCGTGATCATGATCGGCGCGAACGACGTGACCTCGCTCAATGCGGTGCGCGCCTCCGCGCGGCGTCTGGGCGATGCGGTCCGGCGACTGCGCACGGCCGGCTCGGCCGTGGTGGTGGGTACCTGTCCCGATTTCGGGGTGATCACCGCCATACCGCAGCCTTTGCGCGCGGTGGTGCGCTCGCGCGGGCTACGCCTGGCGCATTTCCAGGCAGCAGCGGTGCGCGCCTCCGGCGGGGTGCCGGTTCCACTTGCTGATCTGCTGTCACCGGAGTTTTTGCAGGCACCCGAAGAGATGTTCGCCGACGACCACTATCACCCCTCCGCAGCCGGATATGCACTGGCAGCGCGCCTACTGCTCCCGGCGGCCGCGCATGCCCTCGGCGAGTGGACGGGCGGCCCCATCCCCGATTTGCCATGGGTGTCCGCTGCCGCGGAATCGCAGACCATGAGTGCCCGGATACGCGTTCTGGGACGGATCTGGCGGCGCAGCGCCGCAGAGATCGCCGTGGGTATGAACGAGCCCGCCGCCCGGGCCGACGACCTGCCCGCTGTATCCCTGCATTAG
- a CDS encoding alpha/beta hydrolase has protein sequence MTAPKRAPEYGPAGSMGSSLNTLVRAFPMSDGAAVEVIEDAASLAARVLGFGVRMTVRTVLQIGSHAPTLPYPFGLIEELGRFLVPPRGTVKATVTLPNTNARLIRAKGVGPVDGTGRVVLYLHGGAFIVGGPNTHSALVSTISQHADAPCLLVDYRMPPKASLDQAIDDCLDGYRWLRGQGYAPEQIVFAGDSAGGFLSVAVAQRLLAEDGEVPAALALISPLIELDPAPKVAHENAKTDVMLPPNCFEALQKILTKAGGGIPPQEIIDKVDGRMPQTLVHCSGSEVLLYDARLLGQRLAEQGVPVEIKVWPGQMHVFQVSTKVVPEAKRSLAQIGQYIRDAVPETSSAEFVAPAAV, from the coding sequence ATGACCGCACCGAAGCGCGCCCCCGAATACGGGCCTGCAGGGTCGATGGGATCTTCCCTGAACACGCTGGTACGCGCCTTTCCGATGAGCGATGGCGCCGCAGTCGAAGTGATCGAGGACGCGGCGAGTCTGGCCGCGCGAGTCCTCGGATTCGGTGTCCGAATGACGGTGCGCACGGTGCTGCAGATCGGCAGCCACGCCCCCACGCTCCCGTACCCGTTTGGACTGATCGAAGAGCTGGGCCGTTTCCTGGTTCCCCCGCGCGGCACGGTCAAGGCGACGGTGACGCTGCCGAACACCAATGCGCGGTTGATTCGCGCCAAGGGTGTCGGTCCGGTGGACGGCACCGGACGCGTGGTCTTGTACCTGCACGGCGGCGCGTTCATCGTGGGTGGTCCAAACACCCACAGCGCCTTGGTGTCCACCATCTCCCAGCACGCCGACGCACCGTGTCTGCTGGTCGACTACCGGATGCCGCCCAAGGCCTCCCTGGACCAGGCGATCGACGACTGCCTGGACGGGTACCGCTGGCTGCGTGGGCAGGGGTACGCGCCGGAGCAGATCGTGTTCGCGGGCGATTCTGCCGGCGGTTTTCTCTCGGTGGCAGTGGCCCAGCGGCTGCTCGCAGAGGACGGTGAGGTCCCGGCCGCGCTGGCCCTCATCTCCCCGCTGATCGAGCTGGACCCTGCGCCCAAGGTCGCACATGAGAACGCCAAGACCGATGTGATGCTGCCGCCCAACTGTTTTGAGGCGCTGCAGAAGATCCTCACCAAGGCCGGCGGCGGCATCCCGCCCCAGGAGATCATCGACAAGGTCGACGGCCGGATGCCACAGACTCTGGTGCATTGCTCCGGCTCGGAGGTGCTGCTGTACGACGCGCGCCTGCTGGGGCAGCGCCTCGCCGAGCAAGGTGTGCCGGTGGAGATCAAGGTCTGGCCCGGCCAGATGCACGTCTTCCAGGTGTCCACCAAGGTCGTGCCCGAGGCCAAGAGGTCCCTGGCACAGATCGGCCAGTACATCCGCGACGCGGTGCCCGAGACTTCCTCGGCCGAGTTCGTCGCACCCGCGGCGGTTTGA
- a CDS encoding RDD family protein, which yields MTEVPPPSPQDPGGYPPPPPAAGAPGLPGGNFEIWLRRVGAYIIDVIPVALLSGIGGGIAGGTATTADCIGESYGDPMTGGMSYMSCQPEYTGVGWAAYILFTLAAIAFAVWNWGLKQGTTGSSIGKGLLGIRVLGEATGQPIGFGMSVVRQIAHFLDAVICYIGFLLPLFTAKRQTIADMLVKTVVVPK from the coding sequence GTGACTGAAGTTCCACCACCCTCGCCGCAGGACCCGGGCGGTTACCCGCCGCCTCCGCCGGCGGCCGGTGCACCAGGTCTACCGGGCGGCAATTTCGAAATCTGGCTCCGGCGTGTCGGTGCCTACATCATCGACGTCATTCCGGTGGCTCTGCTGAGCGGTATCGGCGGCGGAATCGCGGGCGGAACCGCTACGACCGCTGATTGCATCGGCGAGTCCTACGGCGACCCCATGACCGGCGGAATGAGCTACATGAGCTGCCAGCCGGAGTACACCGGCGTCGGCTGGGCCGCCTACATTCTGTTCACCCTCGCGGCGATCGCGTTCGCGGTGTGGAACTGGGGCCTGAAGCAGGGCACCACCGGATCGAGCATCGGCAAGGGCTTGCTCGGTATCCGGGTGCTGGGTGAGGCGACCGGCCAGCCGATCGGATTCGGCATGTCCGTGGTCCGCCAGATCGCGCACTTCCTGGATGCGGTCATCTGTTACATCGGCTTCCTGCTGCCGCTGTTCACGGCCAAGCGGCAGACGATCGCCGACATGCTAGTGAAGACCGTGGTCGTTCCCAAGTAG
- a CDS encoding cystathionine beta-synthase gives MRIAQHVSDLIGNTPLVQLNSVVPGGGAVVAAKIEYLNPGGSSKDRIAVKMIEAAEEAGLLKPGGTIVEPTSGNTGVGLALVAQRKGYHCVFVCPDKVSEDKRNVLRAYGAEVVVCPTAVPPEHPDSYYNVSDRLVREIEGAWKPDQYSNPNGPASHYETTGPEIWADTDGKITHFVAGVGTGGTITGAGRYLKEVSGGAVKVVGADPEGSVYSGGTGRPYLVEGVGEDFWPTAYDPSVVDEVIAVSDADSFEMTRRLAREEGLLVGGSCGMAVVAAIRLAEKAGPDAVIVVLLPDGGRGYLSKVFNDSWMSSYGFLRSRLDGSKSEPTVGDVLRGKSGALPDLVHTHPSETVRDAIEILREYGVSQMPVVGAEPPVMAGEVAGSVSERELLSAVFEGRAQLADAVSQHMSPPLPLVGAGEPLSTAGSMLRDTDAVMVIDEGKPVGVITRHDLLGFVSSGRSVRH, from the coding sequence ATGCGCATTGCCCAGCATGTCTCCGATCTGATCGGTAACACCCCCCTTGTCCAGCTCAACTCGGTGGTGCCCGGGGGCGGCGCGGTCGTGGCCGCCAAGATCGAGTACCTCAATCCCGGCGGTAGCTCCAAGGACCGCATCGCCGTCAAGATGATCGAGGCGGCCGAGGAGGCGGGTCTGCTCAAGCCCGGTGGCACCATCGTCGAGCCCACATCGGGCAACACCGGCGTCGGACTTGCGCTGGTGGCCCAGCGCAAGGGCTATCACTGCGTGTTCGTGTGCCCCGACAAGGTCAGCGAAGACAAGCGGAATGTGTTGCGGGCCTACGGGGCCGAGGTCGTCGTGTGCCCCACGGCCGTACCGCCGGAGCACCCCGACAGCTACTACAACGTCTCGGACCGTTTGGTGCGTGAGATCGAGGGCGCCTGGAAGCCCGATCAGTACTCCAACCCGAACGGACCGGCCAGCCACTACGAAACCACCGGACCGGAGATCTGGGCCGACACCGACGGCAAGATCACCCATTTCGTGGCCGGAGTGGGTACCGGAGGAACCATCACCGGTGCGGGCCGGTACCTCAAGGAGGTCTCAGGGGGCGCGGTGAAGGTCGTCGGCGCGGATCCGGAGGGTTCCGTGTACTCCGGCGGGACGGGCCGCCCCTACCTCGTCGAGGGTGTGGGAGAGGACTTTTGGCCCACCGCCTACGACCCCAGCGTGGTCGATGAGGTCATCGCGGTATCGGATGCCGACTCGTTTGAGATGACACGCCGGCTCGCGCGCGAAGAGGGGTTGCTGGTCGGCGGTTCCTGCGGCATGGCCGTGGTGGCGGCAATTCGACTGGCCGAGAAGGCCGGACCCGACGCCGTGATCGTGGTCCTGCTGCCGGACGGTGGCCGGGGATACCTGTCCAAGGTGTTCAACGACTCCTGGATGTCCTCCTACGGCTTCCTGCGCAGCCGCCTCGACGGCAGCAAGTCCGAGCCCACTGTCGGCGATGTGTTGCGTGGAAAGTCCGGTGCGCTACCGGATTTGGTGCACACCCACCCGTCGGAGACGGTGCGCGACGCCATCGAGATCCTACGTGAGTACGGGGTATCGCAGATGCCCGTCGTCGGCGCCGAGCCGCCCGTCATGGCCGGCGAGGTCGCCGGGTCGGTGTCCGAAAGGGAGCTGCTGTCAGCGGTATTCGAGGGCCGTGCGCAACTGGCCGATGCCGTGTCTCAGCACATGAGTCCGCCGTTGCCACTGGTGGGTGCCGGCGAACCGCTGAGCACCGCGGGGTCCATGTTGCGCGACACCGACGCGGTGATGGTCATCGACGAAGGCAAGCCCGTCGGTGTCATTACCCGCCATGACCTGCTCGGATTCGTCTCGTCAGGTAGAAGCGTGCGGCACTGA
- a CDS encoding cystathionine gamma-synthase: MSEQRSAADASRWQGFSTRAIHGGFHADPQTGAVNVPIYASSTFAQDGVGQLRGGFEYARTGNPTRAVLESSLAALEDAHFGRAFASGMAATDCALRALLRPGDHLIIPNDAYGGTFRLIDKVFSQWGISHTPVPVADVDAIRTAITPKTKLIWLETPTNPLLSIADIAAVAQVAAEHSVKLLVDNTFASPALQQPLNLGADIALHSTTKYIGGHSDVVGGALLTNDEELDTAFAFLQNGSGAVPGPFDAYLTYRGIKTLALRMQRHSENAQAVAEFLAGHPAVANTIYPGLDRHPGHAVAAKQMRAFGGMISVRLAGGRQAALDLCSRTELFILAESLGGVESLIEHPGAMTHASTAGSLLEVPEDLVRLSVGIEEVGDLIGDLEQALR, translated from the coding sequence ATGAGTGAGCAGCGCAGCGCCGCCGACGCGTCTCGGTGGCAAGGGTTTTCCACACGGGCCATCCATGGCGGTTTCCATGCCGATCCACAGACCGGTGCGGTCAACGTGCCGATCTATGCCAGCTCGACCTTCGCCCAGGATGGCGTCGGCCAGCTGCGCGGCGGATTCGAGTACGCACGCACCGGCAACCCCACCCGAGCGGTTCTTGAATCCTCCCTGGCCGCATTGGAGGACGCCCACTTCGGCAGGGCATTCGCATCAGGCATGGCGGCCACCGACTGCGCGCTGCGCGCGCTGTTGCGCCCCGGCGATCACCTGATCATCCCCAACGACGCCTATGGCGGCACCTTCCGTCTGATCGACAAGGTGTTCTCGCAGTGGGGAATTAGCCACACACCTGTTCCGGTGGCCGATGTCGACGCCATTCGCACCGCCATCACCCCCAAGACCAAGCTGATCTGGCTCGAGACACCCACCAATCCGCTGCTGAGCATCGCCGACATCGCGGCTGTGGCCCAGGTGGCTGCCGAGCATTCCGTGAAGCTCTTGGTGGACAACACCTTCGCGTCGCCGGCGCTGCAGCAGCCGCTGAATCTCGGTGCCGATATCGCGTTGCATTCCACCACCAAATACATTGGCGGACACTCCGATGTGGTGGGCGGCGCCCTGCTCACCAACGACGAGGAATTGGATACCGCCTTTGCCTTCCTGCAGAACGGGTCGGGCGCGGTGCCCGGTCCGTTCGATGCCTATCTGACCTACCGGGGCATCAAGACATTGGCCTTGCGCATGCAGCGGCACAGTGAGAACGCTCAAGCGGTCGCCGAGTTCCTGGCGGGGCACCCCGCGGTCGCGAACACCATCTACCCGGGCCTGGACCGTCATCCCGGACATGCGGTGGCTGCCAAGCAGATGCGCGCATTCGGCGGCATGATCAGCGTGCGCCTCGCCGGCGGGCGGCAGGCCGCACTCGATTTGTGCTCGCGAACAGAGCTTTTCATTCTCGCTGAGTCCTTGGGCGGTGTGGAGTCGCTGATCGAGCATCCGGGGGCCATGACACACGCGTCGACCGCTGGATCGCTGCTGGAGGTACCCGAGGACCTGGTGCGGTTGTCCGTGGGCATCGAAGAGGTTGGCGACTTGATCGGCGATCTCGAACAAGCCTTGCGCTAG